The following coding sequences are from one Vulpes vulpes isolate BD-2025 chromosome 12, VulVul3, whole genome shotgun sequence window:
- the RGP1 gene encoding RAB6A-GEF complex partner protein 2 isoform X2 — protein MIEVVAELSRGPVFLAGEALECVVTVTNPLPPTATSASSEALAWASAQIHCQFHASESRVALPPPDSSQPDVQPESQTVFLPHRGERGQYSYSEVLPIEGPPSFRGQSVKYVYKLTIGCQRVNSPITLLRVPLRVLVLTGLQDVRFPQDEAVAPSSPFLEEDEGGKKDSWLAELAGERLMAATSCRSLHLYNISDGRGKVGTFGIFKSVYRLGEDVVGTLNLGEGTVACLQFSVSLQTEERVQPEYQRRRRTGGVPSVSHVTHARHQESCLHTTRTSFSLPIPLSSTPGFCTAIVSLKWRLHFEFVTSREPDLVLLPPLEQPEPVTWTGPEQVPVDTFSWDLPIKVLPTSPTLASYAAPGPSTSTITI, from the exons ATGATTGAAGTGGTGGCAGAGCTGAGCCGAGGTCCCGTGTTTCTGGCGGGGGAGGCGCTGGAGTGTGTAGTGACCGTCACCAAccctctgccccccaccgccACTTCTGCATCCAG TGAGGCTCTAGCCTGGGCCAGTGCCCAAATCCACTGTCAGTTCCATGCCAGTGAGAGTCGAGTAGCATTACCTCCCCCTGACTCCAGTCAGCCAGATGTCCAGCCTGAGAGCCAGACTGTCTTTCTACCACACCGAG GTGAGAGAGGTCAGT ACTCCTACAGTGAAGTGCTGCCCATAGAGGGACCACCCTCCTTTCGGGGTCAGTCAGTCAAGTATGTCTACAAACTGACCATTGGCTGCCAGCGTGTCAACTCACCCATCACTTTACTCAGGGTTCCTCTGAGGGTCCTTGTGCTGACCG GCCTTCAAGATGTCCGGTTTCCCCAGGATGAGGCTGTAGCCCCATCTAGTCCATTCTTGGAGGAGGATGAAGGTGGAAAGAAGGATTCATGGCTAGCTGAGCTGGCTGGGGAGCGCCTCATGGCTGCCACATCCTGCCGCAGCCTCC ATCTATACAATATCAGTGATGGCCGAGGAAAAGTTGGGACATTTGGCATCTTCAAATCTGTATACAGACTCGGCGAGGATGTGGTGGGGACCTTAAACCTAGGGGAAGGAACTGTAGCTTGTTTGCAG TTTTCAGTAAGCTTACAGACCGAGGAGCGTGTACAGCCTGAGTATCAGAGGCGCCGCCGGACGGGGGGTgtcccctctgtgtctcatgtGACTCATGCCCGGCACCAGGAGTCCTGCCTGCATACAACCAGAACCAGCTTCTCCCTTCCCATTCCTCTCAGCTCCACCCCGGGCTTCTGCACAGCCATTG TGTCCCTGAAGTGGCGACTGCATTTTGAATTTGTAACATCTCGAGAACCCGATTTGGTGCTCCTCCCTCCTTTGGAGCAGCCCGAGCCTGTGACCTGGACAGGGCCTGAGCAAGTGCCCGTAGACACCTTCAGCTGGGACCTCCCCATCAAGGTGCTGCCCACAAGCCCTACTCTGGCCTCATATGCAGCCCCAGgtcccagcaccagcaccataACCATCTGA
- the CREB3 gene encoding cyclic AMP-responsive element-binding protein 3: protein MELALDLGDQDLLDFLLEESGDLGAGPPLSEALSEWEAEDFLSSMLSPPASLNVLSSSDSCLVHHDHTYSLSQQHVSIDLDGGNYGKEEAQTTPLQVEEPAEQEIARLILTDEEKRLLEKEGLTLHGTLPLTKMEEQVLTRVRRKIRNKKSAQESRRKKKVYLGGLENRVLKYTAQNLELQNKVQLLEEQNLSLLDQLRRLQAMLIQISNKTSSSSTCVLVLLFSFCLLIVPAMYSSDTRGSLPAEHGVLSRQLRALPSEDPHQLELPALQSEVPKDSSDQELQAPGNSCCPLYHLPQAPGAESPLKLPLPVPSSKSPCSCPLLPLHANFTRDGGWLPTHSPTSVILQGRYSG, encoded by the exons ATGGAGCTGGCGTTGGACTTGGGTGACCAGGATCTGCTGGACTTCCTGCTAGAGGAAAGCGGCGATTTGGGGGCCGGGCCGCCGCTTTccgag GCGTTGAGTGAATGGGAGGCAGAGGATTTCCTGAGTTCCATGCTGAGTCCCCCAGCATCGTTGAACGTCCTTAGCTCCTCTGATTCCTGTCTCGTGCACCATGATCACACCTACTCTCTCTCACAACAGCATGTTTCCATAGATCTAG ATGGTGGGAACTATGGAAAAGAAGAGGCCCAGACGACCCCACTGCAAGTGGAGGAGCCCGCAGAGCAG GAGATTGCTAGGCTGATACTGACAGATGAAGAGAAGAGGCTGTTGGAGAAGGAGGGGCTTACTCTGCATGGGACGCTTCCTCTTACTAAG ATGGAGGAACAAGTTCTGACACGAGTGCGGAGGAAGATCCGAAACAAAAAATCTGCCCAGGAGAGCCGCAGGAAGAAGAAGGTGTATTTGGGAGGTTTAGAGAACAG GGTCTTGAAATATACAGCCCAGAACCTGGAGCTACAGAACAAAGTACAGCTCCTGGAAGAACAGAATTT GTCCCTTCTGGACCAGCTGAGGAGACTCCAGGCCATGTTGATTCAGATATCAAACAAAacgagcagcagcagcacctgtgTCTTG gtCCTACTGTTCTCCTTCTGTCTGCTCATTGTACCTGCTATGTACTCCTCTGACACAAGGGGGAGCCTGCCAGCTGAGCATGGAG TGTTGTCCCGCCAGCTTCGTGCCCTCCCCAGTGAAGACCCCCACCAGCTGGAGCTGCCTGCCCTGCAGTCAGAGGTACCAAAGGACAGCTCAGACCAGGAGCTCCAGGCCCCTGGCAACTCTTGCTGCCCGCTCTACcacctgcctcaggctcctggtGCTGAGTCTCCCTTGAAATTGCCACTTCCTGTCCCTTCCTCAAAGTCCCCCTGTTcctgtcccctccttcccctgcatGCAAATTTCACAAGAGATGGGGGATGGCTCCCTACACACAGCCCCACATCTGTTATCTTACAGGGCAGATATTCAGGCTAG
- the MSMP gene encoding prostate-associated microseminoprotein, with product MTLRMLWAGQAKGVLGSWGMICLVISLLLQQPGVHSKCYFQAQAPCHYEGKYFSLGESWLRKDCFHCTCLHPVGVGCCDTSQHPIDFPAGCEVRQEAGTCQFSLVQKSDPRLPCKGGGPDPEWGSANTPAPGAPAPHSS from the exons ATGACCCTAAGGATGCTCTGGGCTGGACAGGCGAAGGGGGTCCTGGGAAGCTGGGGGATGATCTGCTTGGTGatctctctgctcctccagcaGCCAGGAGTCCACAGCAAGTGCTACTTCCAAGCTCAAG CTCCCTGCCACTATGAAGGGAAATATTTTAGCCTGGGTGAGTCTTGGCTCCGCAAGGACTGCTTCCATTGTACCTGTCTGCATCCCGTTGGTGTGGGCTGCTGTGACAC GTCCCAGCATCCCATCGACTTCCCTGCGGGGTGTGAGGTGCGTCAGGAGGCAGGAACCTGCCAGTTCTCCCTGGTGCAAAAATCTGATCCTCGGCTACCCTGCAAAGGGGGAGGGCCTGACCCAGAATGGGGCTCAGCTAACACCCCTGCTCCTGGGGCTCCGGCTCCCCACTCCAGCTAA
- the RGP1 gene encoding RAB6A-GEF complex partner protein 2 isoform X1, translating into MIEVVAELSRGPVFLAGEALECVVTVTNPLPPTATSASSEALAWASAQIHCQFHASESRVALPPPDSSQPDVQPESQTVFLPHRGERGQCILSTPPKILFCDLRLDPGESKSYSYSEVLPIEGPPSFRGQSVKYVYKLTIGCQRVNSPITLLRVPLRVLVLTGLQDVRFPQDEAVAPSSPFLEEDEGGKKDSWLAELAGERLMAATSCRSLHLYNISDGRGKVGTFGIFKSVYRLGEDVVGTLNLGEGTVACLQFSVSLQTEERVQPEYQRRRRTGGVPSVSHVTHARHQESCLHTTRTSFSLPIPLSSTPGFCTAIVSLKWRLHFEFVTSREPDLVLLPPLEQPEPVTWTGPEQVPVDTFSWDLPIKVLPTSPTLASYAAPGPSTSTITI; encoded by the exons ATGATTGAAGTGGTGGCAGAGCTGAGCCGAGGTCCCGTGTTTCTGGCGGGGGAGGCGCTGGAGTGTGTAGTGACCGTCACCAAccctctgccccccaccgccACTTCTGCATCCAG TGAGGCTCTAGCCTGGGCCAGTGCCCAAATCCACTGTCAGTTCCATGCCAGTGAGAGTCGAGTAGCATTACCTCCCCCTGACTCCAGTCAGCCAGATGTCCAGCCTGAGAGCCAGACTGTCTTTCTACCACACCGAG GTGAGAGAGGTCAGTGTATCCTTTCCACTCCACCAAAAATCCTTTTCTGTGATCTGAGGCTAGATCCTGGAGAGTCCAAATCAT ACTCCTACAGTGAAGTGCTGCCCATAGAGGGACCACCCTCCTTTCGGGGTCAGTCAGTCAAGTATGTCTACAAACTGACCATTGGCTGCCAGCGTGTCAACTCACCCATCACTTTACTCAGGGTTCCTCTGAGGGTCCTTGTGCTGACCG GCCTTCAAGATGTCCGGTTTCCCCAGGATGAGGCTGTAGCCCCATCTAGTCCATTCTTGGAGGAGGATGAAGGTGGAAAGAAGGATTCATGGCTAGCTGAGCTGGCTGGGGAGCGCCTCATGGCTGCCACATCCTGCCGCAGCCTCC ATCTATACAATATCAGTGATGGCCGAGGAAAAGTTGGGACATTTGGCATCTTCAAATCTGTATACAGACTCGGCGAGGATGTGGTGGGGACCTTAAACCTAGGGGAAGGAACTGTAGCTTGTTTGCAG TTTTCAGTAAGCTTACAGACCGAGGAGCGTGTACAGCCTGAGTATCAGAGGCGCCGCCGGACGGGGGGTgtcccctctgtgtctcatgtGACTCATGCCCGGCACCAGGAGTCCTGCCTGCATACAACCAGAACCAGCTTCTCCCTTCCCATTCCTCTCAGCTCCACCCCGGGCTTCTGCACAGCCATTG TGTCCCTGAAGTGGCGACTGCATTTTGAATTTGTAACATCTCGAGAACCCGATTTGGTGCTCCTCCCTCCTTTGGAGCAGCCCGAGCCTGTGACCTGGACAGGGCCTGAGCAAGTGCCCGTAGACACCTTCAGCTGGGACCTCCCCATCAAGGTGCTGCCCACAAGCCCTACTCTGGCCTCATATGCAGCCCCAGgtcccagcaccagcaccataACCATCTGA
- the GBA2 gene encoding non-lysosomal glucosylceramidase, with the protein MGTGVPASEQTRCAKGDPQVDCPEDAGDTEAGQVTDFESPEDKRPQSEPGYSNPEDSGQLMASYEGKAKGYQVPPFGWRICLAHEFAEKRKPFNANNVSLSNLIKHLGMGLRYLQWWYRKTQVEKKTPFIDLINCVPLRQIYGCPLGGIGGGTITRGWRGQFCRWQLNPGMYQHRTVIADQFTVCLRREGKTVYQQVLSVERPSVLRSWNWGLCGYFAFYHALYPRAWTVYQLPGQNVTLTCRQITPILPHDYQDSSLPVGVFVWDVENEGDEALDVSIMFSMRNGLGGGDDAIGGLWNEPFCLERDGETVQGLLLHHPALPNPYTMAVAARLTADTTVTHITAFDPDSTGQQVWQDLLQDGQLESPAGRSTPSQKGAGIAGAVCVTGKLPPRGQCRLEFSLAWDMPRIMFGAKGQVYYRRYTRFFGRDGNAAPALSHYALCQYVDWEEKISAWQSPVLDDRSLPAWYKSALFNELYFLADGGTVWLEVPEDSLPEELVESMCQLRPILREYGRFGYLEGQEYRMYNTYDVHFYASFALVMLWPKLELSLQYDMAVATLREDLTRRQYLMSGVMAPVKRRNVIPHDIGDPDDEPWLRVNAYVVHDTADWKDLNLKFVLQVYRDYYLTGDQGFLRDMWPVCLAVMESEMKFDKDQDGLIENGGYADQTYDGWVTTGPSAYCGGLWLAAVAVMVQMAILCGAHDVQDKFSSILRRGQEAYERLLWNGRYYNYDCSPQPQSCSIMSDQCAGQWFLRASGLGEGDTEVFPTRHVVCALQTIFEFNVRAFAGGAMGAVNGMQPHGVPDRSSVQSDEVWVGVVYGLAATMIQEGLTWEGFQTAEGCYRTVWERLGLAFQTPEAYCQQRVFRSLAYMRPLSIWAMQLALQQQQQKKASRPVAAHGTELSTGPTLGPKEAMANPK; encoded by the exons atgggAACTGGAGTCCCAGCCTCGGAGCAGACGAGGTGTGCCAAAGGGGATCCACAGGTTGATTGCCCTGAAGATGCTGGAGACACTGAGGCTGGGCAGGTTACAGACTTCGAGAGCCCTGAGGACAAGCGACCCCAAAGTGAACCGGGCTACAGCAATCCAGAGGACTCTGGGCAACTGATGGCTTCTTATGAAGGTAAAGCAAAGGGCTACCAGGTGCCTCCCTTTGGCTGGCGCATCTGCCTGGCTCATGAGTTTGCAGAGAAGAGGAAACCCTTTAATGCCAACAACGTCTCCCTAAGCAACCTGATAAAGCATCTGGGCATGGGCTTGCG GTACTTGCAGTGGTGGTACCGGAAAACCCAGGTAGAGAAGAAGACACCTTTCATCGACCTCATCAATTGTGTACCTCTGAGACAGATCTATG GTTGTCCTTTGGGTGGCATCGGGGGAGGCACTATCACCCGAGGCTGGAGAGGCCAGTTCTGTCGTTGGCAGCTTAATCCTGGAATGTACCAGCACCGGACAGTCATCGCTGACCAG TTCACAGTGTGCTTGCGTCGGGAGGGAAAGACTGTGTACCAGCAAGTCCTGTCCGTGGAGCGCCCAAGTGTCCTACGCAGCTGGAACTGGGGCCTGTGTGGGTACTTTGCATTCTACCACGCCCTCTATCCCCGAGCCTGGACTGTCTATCAGCTTCCTGGCCAGAATGTCACCCTCACCTGTCGCCAGATCACACCCATCTTACCCCATGACTACCAG GACAGCAGCCTGCCTGTAGGAGTCTTTGTGTGGGATGTGGAAAATGAAGGGGATGAAGCCCTGGATGTGTCCATCATGTTCTCCATGCGGAATGGACTAGGGGGTGGGGATGACGCCATAGGGGGATTGTGGAATGAGCCCTTCTGTCTGGAGCGTGATGGAGAGACGGTACAGGGGCTGCTGCTCCATCATCCAGCCCTTCCGAATCCCTACACGATGGCAGTGGCTGCACGACTCACG GCGGATACCACGGTAACCCATATCACAGCCTTTGACCCTGACAGCACTGGGCAGCAGGTGTGGCAAGATCTGCTTCAAGATGGACAGCTGGAATCCCCTGCTG GTCGAAGCACCCCCTCGCAGAAAGGAGCAGGCATCGCTGGAGCTGTGTGTGTTACAGGAAAGCTGCCACCTCGAGGCCAGTGCCGCCTGGAGTTCTCACTGGCTTGGGATATGCCCAGAATCATGTTTGGAGCTAAGGGCCAGGTCTACTACAG GCGGTACACGAGGTTCTTTGGCCGCGATGGTAATGCAGCACCTGCTCTTAGCCACTATGCTCTATGCCAGTACGTGGACTGGGAAGAGAAGATCTCAGCTTGGCAGAGCCCAGTATTGGACGACAG ATCCTTGCCTGCCTGGTACAAATCTGCACTGTTCAATGAACTATATTTCCTGGCTGATGGAGGCACAGTATGGCTGGAAGTTCCCGAGGACTCCCTACCAGAAGAGCTGGTGGAGAGCATGTGTCAGCTCCGCCCCATCCTCCGGGAATATGGTCGATTTGGCTACCTTGAAG gccaGGAATATCGCATGTACAACACATATGATGTCCACTTTTACGCTTCCTTTGCCCTCGTCATGCTCTGGCCCAAACTCGAGCTCAGCCTGCAGTATGATATGG CTGTGGCCACACTCAGGGAGGACCTGACACGGCGACAATACCTGATGAGTGGGGTAATGGCACCTGTGAAAAGGAGGAACGTCATCCCCCATGATATTGGGGACCCAG ATGACGAGCCATGGCTCCGAGTCAATGCGTACGTGGTCCACGATACAGCTGACTGGAAGGACCTAAATCTGAAGTTTGTGCTGCAGGTTTATCGAGACTATTACCTGACGGGTGACCAGGGCTTCCTGAGAGACATGTGGCCTGTGTGTCTG GCTGTGATGGAGTCTGAAATGAAGTTTGACAAGGACCAAGATGGACTCATTGAGAACGGAGGCTATGCAGACCAGACCTATGATGGATGGGTCACTACAGGCCCCAG TGCTTACTGTGGAGGACTGTGGCTGGCAGCTGTGGCTGTGATGGTCCAGATGGCTATTCTATGTGGGGCACACGATGTCCAAGATAAGTTTTCTTCCATCCTTAGACGGGGCCAAGAAGCCTATGAGAGACTGTTATGGAATG GCCGCTACTACAACTATGATTGCAGCCCTCAGCCCCAGTCCTGTAGCATCATGTCTGACCAGTGTGCAGGCCAATGGTTCCTGAGGGCCAGTGGTCTAGGAGAAGGAGACACTGAG GTATTTCCTACCCGACATGTGGTCTGTGCTCTCCAAACTATCTTTGAGTTCAACGTCCGGGCCTTTGCAGGAGGAGCAATGGGGGCTGTGAATGGGATGCAGCCCCATGGTGTCCCCGACAGATCCAGCGTCCAGTCTGATGAAGTCTGGGTGGGTGTGGTCTATGGACTGGCAGCTACCATGATCCAGGAG GGCCTGACTTGGGAAGGCTTCCAGACAGCTGAAGGCTGCTACCGAACTGTGTGGGAGCGCCTGGGCCTGGCCTTCCAGACCCCTGAAGCATACTGCCAGCAGCGGGTGTTCCGCTCATTGGCCTACATGCGGCCACTGAGCATCTGGGCCATGCAGCTggccctgcagcagcagcagcagaaaaagGCCTCCAGGCCAGTAGCCGCACATGGCACAGAACTAAGCACAGGGCCTACACTTGGACCAAAGGAAGCCATGGCAAACCCAAAGTGA